TCATGTGGCAAGATGTCTTGAGATTTTCATAGGtagacttttaaatttttcatgaaactaaatttctacatttagtgagttctatgatggtgcatgtccaaccatggaatttggctgaacatcTGTGATAGCTATCAGTCAGTAGGCTAACAAAATTCCGCGTTTCTGATTAAAATCCATGTAAAAATTTGTTGTTCGATTAATCTTTCTGTAGGAGATCCCGAGATAGaacttttgcatgcaacttcagtgaagcctgaatttaaaatgtatgtgtatcGCAATTGACCTCTACAATTCTATGACTTCCACTGCGCCCAAGAGATCTGGCAGGACGCTGTGCCAGGCGGCCTCCCTTTGTCACGTGATTTATCTGGGCCAATCACGGCACTAGTACATTCCCGACATCACGGCTTTTTATTTCTCAGCTTTAAATGGAATTAACCCCTGGAAAATTTCCACGTACGGGCACGAAAATGAAGGAGAAACAATTAGAACAATTAACTGACCTTCTACTATGGAGGAATGCGCCTTACTCTAGCACAGAAGACACATTGGTGGGATTCCGTCGCATTCTCTGTTTTTATTCGGAATCAGGGTATTTATTGCTGCACCCATTCGGATTTTATCGGTTGTTTCTGTAGACAGAATTTGCCATATTTGTCTCAAGTGCTTCGGCTCTAACCTTCACCTTCAGTCGTTGGAGTTAGTGGGCTTTCACAACTTGTGGACTGTTATGGTTGCTCTATCCCGGAAGGATGAAATCTTTAATGATCCTAGAGATCTAGAGGAGCCGTTGTAGAGACAAGCAGTTTGATTATCTTTCAAATATCTGCTTCTATTCAACAATAGAACAAAACTAAATAGAACATTTGGAGCATCGTGTTTGGAAATCCACTTCGGTCCACTCTTAAGCTGTGGATCCGTTCATtacttaattagtttataattatgacTACTTGAGACAAGGCATCACAGGAAAAACAAGATTTAGATTCCTATTTAGAGTAGAATTGAATATATTGTATGTAAGTTCAAAGTATACAGAAGTAGCgattcaaatatttagttttagggAAGGTGAAGGAGTACTTTtgctaattaataatttgttgtaagaatattgtttacattcattacttaaaaactgaattattgacattttacaaacaaacttgcaaacagtaaagtaaagatgtcttattttacgaggcaaagttagggctaagaagccctctccaacacttaacctggggaccaacagcttaaaggtgacttccgaaccaccaccaatggccgggcagacgaGATCGgaatcttgcgataaccgttgtacccgctacactataccattaacaataataataataatctattataaagatattgttttagaaatatttgccATTGAGTCCTAACAACTACTCTTGATTCTTACGCAGTAAAAGAGGAAGCAGGTGTAATTTACGAGGATACCGAACCATctctttaaaagatttaattgatttaaaaagaattaagtGGTAGAAATACGCATATAATGCAATTACTTGGGCTCTTTTGTTtctaatttacgtcaacagattgaactcgTTGGTCCTGAAATGTCCTCTGACTCAGTATGCTGACGATGACACTCTTTGTTTCAATGGAAAAACGGTCCAAGATTAGAAATAAGATCACTAGTTGTATTAAACATATGCATTCAGAAATTTTcagaaaagagttaaaaaaatccaaatcaaATGCTATTAAATTCAGTCTAGGGCAGCGGGAAACGCAGTATTCCTTTCTGTATTGCTGGATGATGACCTTTTAAAGAAAACTGAATCTTCTGCACCATTTAATCGAATATTTGGGATCATGTGGTGTGACTATTCGTAGTACTCTTGTGACTCAACTGTTCCAGTGCTCACAAGTTCCCAGGGTGCGCTGACTCGGCCACTGCCCTGGAGTTCTGAGACTCTGCACCATTTAATCGAATATTTAGGATGATGTGGTGTGGCTATTCGTAGTATTCTTGTGACTCAACTGTTCCAGCGCACACAAGTTCCCAGGGTGCGCTGACTCGGCTACTGCCCTGGAGTTCTGAGACTCTGCACCATTTAATCGAATATTTAGGATGATGTGGTGTGGCTATTCGTAGTATTCTTGTGACTCAACTGTTCCAGTGCTTACAAGTTCCCAGGGTGCGTTGACTCGGCTACTGCCCTGGAGTTCTGAGACTCTGCACCATTTAATCGAATATTTAGGATGATGTGGTGTGGCTATTCGTAGTATTCTTGTGACTCAACTGTTCCAGTGCTCACAAGTTCCCAGGGTGCGCTGACTCGGCTACTGCCCTGGAGTTCTGAGACTCTGCACCATTTAATCGAATATTTAGGATGATGTGGTGTGACTATTCGTAGTACTCTTGTGACTCAACTGTTCCAGTGCTTAAAAGTTCCCAGGGTGCGCTGACTCGGCCACTGCCCTGGAGTTCTGAGACTCTGCAccatttaattgaatatttaggATGATGTGGTGTGACTATTCGTAGTACTCTTGTGACTCAACTGTTCCAGTGCTCACAAGTTCCCAGGGTGCGCTGACTCGGCCACTGCCCTGGAGTTCTGAGACTCTGCAccatttaattgaatatttgggATGATATCGGTGGGGTAATTGCTGTGCGCAAAGCACCAGTAGAATGTGCGCGCCGAGGCGCGGCGGCCGGCTTTGTGTCTAAGGAATGTATCCGACACCGTGTACGCTAATTCTGCGTCTGAGCCTTACGCAAATCTCCTGGACGGGATAATTACGATTTACTATCAACGCTGACAACCGACATCATTGCCGAAGACTTTATATGCGGTTTGTGAGCTACAATTACATGTTAATGTAATATGTCCATAGTTGGCATGGGTCCAGCAGATCTATAATCGCTTTCGCTCATTCtttaatgtttacatatttttgtactacGTATGGGAtcaaaataattggaatttctTGACGGCGAGTGGAATTAATAATGTCGCTTTTGTCTAAAGGGTGAAGTTAGTACATGTGaagtaatattacattacaaCTAAACTGctattttaactgttatattttaaaatccatcacacttaatatttatggtaaaccaccaaatttatttttaattttcggttatttatatatatattaaatttgactacttgatttaatttaattttgtaaaatgtacaaactgTAAACAATTCTAATGTAATCTTCCGCAATGTTTTGGAGGCCTAATTACAAAATGGCCGAAATGGCCTAATTCGAGTTCTCGTAATTTCTTAAAGAGCTATGAATTTTGCATAACATATACTTACCAAACTCTAATAGATTAGATCATCTAATATTCCGACCAATAGAGTTTCAACATAATAGTCAGTGGTGTTAATACACGTTTCCCACAACAGCGTACCAATGTATGGCGATGCTTTAGGAttcatttatttaagtaaactaaGTAGGCACATACGGGAGGCAGTAGAAGTACCAAAATTCTAAAAGACCCAAAGCAAGAGATTCGCTATTtctgtgttgtaatatttatatctcTTAGAGTTGGTACTAAGTTTGAAATGCTGTATTGTTTGACAAGTGTAtttcgtttaaaatttataacttaaagagaagattctttgtgtaaagaATGAGATGCACTTTTTGGGTTATAAACTCGtattttttatcatgtaaaaaGATTTCATCCTTTATGTTCAATAAGAATCTATAGACTTTTACGATGTTACCACTAAAGTTTCGTAAAGACTTCCATTAGGTTTTTGAAGCGTGACCACAAACGCCACTACACATTACACAGTCTAAccgtaatatttcatataattggAACAAACCAAAGGAAGCACGGGTATAAAGGAGAACACTAAAAAGACGAGATGAAGAAACAAATGATGAGAGTTGGTCATAATAAGCAAAGTTTTACTTGACTTGTTTAGCCCGTATAACcatgttcttttttttaacttaagcacaattttcttcaaaatcagTAATCCAAAACTTTCGTAAGATTTGTTTGGAGTTTTGGATACTATGGTACCTAAAGTATATGTATGatatataaaaaccatatttgtatgatatgtattgtaattatataaaaacaaatccattgaataaaactgtttaaaatttaaacaaattatacagttttttgcttaaaagttttaaattaatttggttacTAATACATATTAGGGGTGGtttgaagtaaaatatgttttgaaaatttcaagaCAATCGATCGAACAGTTTAAAAGTTATTGGTTCCTAACTTGCCTTATTCGAAATTTgccatttaaataacattggCTCAAAAGTACGTCCCTCCGCCTGAAGCTCTGTAGTCAAGCATgcaagaaaaataacaaacttagcGAAGGGCTAAAGTCAAAGTTAACACTATGTTACACAAAGCGTAAACATACAAAGTTTGTCTTGTTGAACTCTACTTTGGCGTTTTTATCTTCAGTGtcttgattagtttattttcttgtagGCTTATTTTATCACGTTTTATAGTTTTACACCTGAAGACGATATCAGATATAGTTCGTGAAACGTCGAGTTTTGTAGTGCCTAATCCTGTTTACAGAGAAGGTTATTCTTGAATGTGAAGGTTAACGTAAAGCTCCGTTTGGAAAATAGTATCACAAgacaattgtaaataaatacaattagtgtgctttaaaaacataaatatttttcattttaatcataactttaatttttacaacttttgcaaaaaattagaaaaataaaaagtggcAATGTTCAGTTCGGAGTATAAAACCTGAATTAGTACTACTAGTTTAATAGCAAAGggtattacaataataaactacGCATAAAACAACAACCATCAAATATAATAGTTTCTTTGGTATACAATAGGACACATACAAATAAAGACAGTGAGCAAAATTTAAGgcacattaaaatataaagttattgtcTATTTTATAAGGATAAATAAAGTCTAAGTACTTAATTGTTACGTTGCTTTGCCTCTGCTTTGCAACTGTAGGCCTATGTAGaaccttaaaaaacaaaatctttataCCATTTGGTATATATAGAGCCTATCCGCCTATACTATAGATTCATGTGAGTCGATTTGATAAATACTGACCATAGATCCCATTTCACACTCAATACaaattacttgtttaaaaatcaatCGAACACGTCGTTTTATAATAGGGAtaaatacaattaacaatttgAACAATTGTGTTGTTTCAAAACACTTCTTGTTAGAAACACACACCATTGAGTCTTAAAATCAGAGCAAATCAAATTTGCTGTCAATTAATACATAGTAAACCATTCTAAATTAACTTAAgaaatacatagtaaaatatcTAGTGCATAATCTACTTAAACCTGTGATAAAGTATGACTAGAAACATTTCAAAGTGACGATATCATCttgaacaattaaatattatttataacacaataataaaagttattattagatAAATGTAATCAGTTTCTGGATTGAACAgtagtaaaattagaaaattatagtAGTTTATACATATTCGTACTTGCTTTAAATCCGTACAAGTCGTTTTTGAGTTATCCACAAAACGGTTTCATCTAGGAGCGTTCTCCAACAAATCACACAGCGCCGATATGTAGGTCTGTGCCATCTGCAGGGTCTCGAACTTGGACAGCTTGTGATCGGTTCCTATTGAAGGGATAACTTCTCTGAGCCTGTCAAAAGCCTCGTTCAGACCACTCATCCTCCGACGTTCTCTAGCGTTGGCTGCCAGTCGTCTCCTCCTCAGGACTCCAGGAGAGGGCTGACGAGTGGCCACGGGAGCGGAGTTCCTTCTCCTCCTCATGAGACCCTTGGGGAACAATCTGTCAGAGCTCTCTCCGGGGGAGAGCATCTCACTGCTGTCCAGATCGACGGAAGAGTCCAGACTCCAGTCTTGAGCTTCCATCGACACCCTCGTGAGACGAGGATCTTCCGACTCCAAAGTACCGAAGGACTGTCGAGGTATTTGGAGTTCTTCATAGGAATACGCAGTCGTCGAAGAGACTCTCAGCCGTTCGTTGTCTTGCTCGTTGTTCGGATCGATGTACAACGGCTTTCTGTTGTAGTTGGGGTTAATTTCCGAGTCAAAATGCTCCGAGACCGATCCGGAAAATTCATCCCACCTGAATTCGGCAGGTCGAAGCACTTCCAGGCGGGATGAGCTGGGGTAGTTGTTGTTCACCGGATCCGGCTTGATGGGCCTGGGGGTGATGATGGATGTCCGCGAACGGTCCAGGATGGCGGGCCGGTGTCTGGTCAGAGGTCTGGGGGTAGATCCGAAGCCCTCGATGTAGTAGATCTTGTCTGGACTACCGGGGTTGTGTGAGTGCGGGTGGGTAGACATAACGTCCATGTTCGATTCTGGAAGATACGTcattttgaaatacttttcaCTGTTTCCGTCGGCTTCTGgaatcaaaatgtaaacaaattacttaaaaacaacaATGTGTGGACATTAGATAGCTTCAGATACATAAGGTACCGTGAGAAAGTAGAATGATGATCCAGGCTAGTGCTGGTTCTGGGTGCAATGAATTCCTCCATTACACATGACATTACCGATCTCTATCAAAAAACGCCGGTAAGTAACTGCTAAGGGAAACACCTCCTGGGAAAATTTTCTCGCCGCAATAATGGCAGTTACCGATGTCAGTCAGCGTTTGATGTATACTCTAATAGGGTAATATCAGTAGTTGAAGCTACAAATCACCCTGCCAGCCCACTTACACTGCCTCGGCACATTTCTTCCAGAGATTCCGCGCATAACGTAACGAAATGAAATAGTTAGCCTGGCGTCTTATCATTGTCTCAGATAATGGTCTTCACTTCTTTGAAACGCCGCCCGACTTTTTCCCAGCGGATCGAAGTCGTTAAAGCGCCTTATATAAATTGCTTGTAATTGTTATGGCCGGCCGCTAATTATATAATGCAGCCAATAATAATTGCCGCCCTTATTATCCGATAATCCGACGCTCCTGGTTTTTTGAAATGAAGGTGAAAAACGAAACTGGACGAAAGTTGGCAGTTCTTTGTTGTGACCGTTGCAACGTAATAGGTTGGAATTTCTCGCATTCTGTAAAATTAGAATTTTCTCTGTTGATAAAGTTTACACAAAGGAAGATTCGTATtagttatatttcattttctttcattaaatagAGATCTGTTCCAACACCAGAGGTATAGACCTACCCATAACGTAAGTATTGCCTCGCGTATGCTTAAGTATTATTGATCTAAAATGAAACCTTTAATCACCCTCTTCACCTTCAAGGGCAAAATAGGGAATCAGCAATagcattttttttgtattactgaacgatggcaaatgcccgttaaaatcctgtttccttcacaatccttccatcgtaaaaaactaacttcaaacaaagaagcaATAGCACGTTTCAGCAGATTTGTTGAGCATTGTATATGACACTGGATTGTTTGCtagtaaattgttaataattattggaatGAATAGCAAAGGAATTTATCATAACTACACCAATCAAGGATGATAATCCTATACggttataacagttttaaaataccgTTTTTTAGGTTATCAAAATCTGTAGTGGTGGGACTATATTTTAGAATCCACTTTAGCACATTTTggtaatgtttatgtattaataaatctaaTAGTTTTCTTGGTAAATCTAAAAAGCTTCTTGCTTATTATCTTATTAACTAAAATGAAAACTTCAATTGGATTCCAAA
The Homalodisca vitripennis isolate AUS2020 chromosome 4, UT_GWSS_2.1, whole genome shotgun sequence DNA segment above includes these coding regions:
- the LOC124361413 gene encoding neurogenic differentiation factor 1-like; this encodes MTYLPESNMDVMSTHPHSHNPGSPDKIYYIEGFGSTPRPLTRHRPAILDRSRTSIITPRPIKPDPVNNNYPSSSRLEVLRPAEFRWDEFSGSVSEHFDSEINPNYNRKPLYIDPNNEQDNERLRVSSTTAYSYEELQIPRQSFGTLESEDPRLTRVSMEAQDWSLDSSVDLDSSEMLSPGESSDRLFPKGLMRRRRNSAPVATRQPSPGVLRRRRLAANARERRRMSGLNEAFDRLREVIPSIGTDHKLSKFETLQMAQTYISALCDLLENAPR